In Monodelphis domestica isolate mMonDom1 chromosome 3, mMonDom1.pri, whole genome shotgun sequence, the following proteins share a genomic window:
- the LOC103098603 gene encoding uncharacterized protein LOC103098603 isoform X1, with the protein MASLSRSSVSPKSPSSLLSLSSSLLLNSSSPAAALPTMHSPRSSSPAQSPTSTPSSSSPSLSSLSTPPSPCSPPSTPALSCFLPPQTLSSPLSTPSLSPTLLSPCPSSPPSTASLSPSLSSASSLPSTTSPLPSLPSPCPSSPSSAPSLFPSLPSPNPSSPPSTSSPFPSSPPSTPSPSPSLPSPFPTSPPSTSSQSPSSPPLSPPLSQYPSSPLVSLSSLPSSSSSLSSPPCSPLLSSKIPSPSQAPETAQVSLSQTSLSSVSFSSSSSSTSPPLPPSSPSPPPPPPPSPPPSPPPSPPPSPPPSLFPSYPAAAESQTLLPSFSSLEVSSVPSLQSLPSPPALPGLKLSLTPSPPSQLPPPVPQPALPLPSPASPPEHKHHYHRTHHPHQRHHYHHCLHHLKGHHQQQHPHQRRHLHQHRHHLTCHNHQHRHRTCPKISPSILLPDHKKHRKVAW; encoded by the coding sequence ATGGCATCATTATCCCGATCATCTGTATCCCCAAAATCACCATCTTCATTACTATCACTGTCGTCATCTCTGTTACTAAACTCATCCTCACCAGCAGCAGCTTTACCTACAATGCATTCACCAAGATCATCTTCACCTGCACAATCACCCACATCAACCCCATCATCTTCATCTCCAAGCCTGTCATCCCTTTCAACTCCACCATCCCCATGTTCACCACCATCAACCCCAGCACTGTCATGTTTTTTACCCCCACAAACCCTATCTTCACCCCTTTCAACTCCCTCACTATCACCCACTTTACTCTCACCATGCCCATCTTCTCCCCCATCAACAGCCTCACTATCCCCATCCTTATCCTCAGCATCTTCACTTCCGTCAACCACCTCACCATTACCTTCTTTACCCTCACCATGCCCATCTTCACCTTCATCAGCCCCCTCACTATTCCCTTCTTTACCCTCACCAAATCCATCTTCACCTCCATCAACCTCCTCACCATTCCCATCTTCACCTCCATCAACCCCCTCACCATCACCCTCTTTACCCTCACCATTCCCAACTTCACCCCCATCAACCTCCTCACAATCACCCTCTTCACCCCCATTGTCCCCTCCTTTATCTCAATATCCATCTTCCCCCCTAGTCTCACTCTCTTCACTCCCatcatcttcctcatctctatCATCTCCACCTTGTTCCCCTCTATTATCCTCAAAAATACCATCTCCATCTCAAGCACCAGAGACTGCACAGGTATCACTATCACAAACATCACTATCATCCGTAtctttttcatcatcatcatcatcaacatcaccaCCATTGCCACCATCATCaccttcaccaccaccaccaccaccaccctcacCACCACCCTCACCACCACCCTCACCACCACCCTCACCACCTCCATCTTTATTCCCATCATACCCAGCAGCAGCAGAGTCACAGACGTTATTGCCCTCTTTCTCATCATTAGAAGTATCAAGTGTACCATCATTACAATCATTACCCTCACCACCAGCACTTCCAGGATTAAAACTGTCATTGACACCATCACCCCCCTCACAGTTACCACCACCAGTGCCACAACCAGCATTACCTTTACCATCACCAGCATCGCCACCTGAGCATAAGCACCATTATCATCGAACTCACCATCCCCATCAAAGACATCATTATCACCATTGCCTTCATCACCTTAAGGGTCATCACCAGCAACAACATCCCCATCAAAGACGTCATCTCCATCAACATCGACATCACCTTACCTGTCATAACCACCAACACAGACATCGAACTTGTCCTAAAATTTCACCATCAATATTACTCCCTGACCATAAGAAACACAGAAAAGTTGCATGGTAG
- the LOC103098603 gene encoding uncharacterized protein LOC103098603 isoform X2, which produces MFTTINPSTVMFFTPTNPIFTPFNSLTITHFTLTMPIFSPINSLTIPILILSIFTSVNHLTITFFTLTMPIFTFISPLTIPFFTLTKSIFTSINLLTIPIFTSINPLTITLFTLTIPNFTPINLLTITLFTPIVPSFISISIFPPSLTLFTPIIFLISIISTLFPSIILKNTISISSTRDCTGITITNITIIRIFFIIIIINITTIATIITFTTTTTTTLTTTLTTTLTTTLTTSIFIPIIPSSSRVTDVIALFLIIRSIKCTIITIITLTTSTSRIKTVIDTITPLTVTTTSATTSITFTITSIAT; this is translated from the coding sequence ATGTTCACCACCATCAACCCCAGCACTGTCATGTTTTTTACCCCCACAAACCCTATCTTCACCCCTTTCAACTCCCTCACTATCACCCACTTTACTCTCACCATGCCCATCTTCTCCCCCATCAACAGCCTCACTATCCCCATCCTTATCCTCAGCATCTTCACTTCCGTCAACCACCTCACCATTACCTTCTTTACCCTCACCATGCCCATCTTCACCTTCATCAGCCCCCTCACTATTCCCTTCTTTACCCTCACCAAATCCATCTTCACCTCCATCAACCTCCTCACCATTCCCATCTTCACCTCCATCAACCCCCTCACCATCACCCTCTTTACCCTCACCATTCCCAACTTCACCCCCATCAACCTCCTCACAATCACCCTCTTCACCCCCATTGTCCCCTCCTTTATCTCAATATCCATCTTCCCCCCTAGTCTCACTCTCTTCACTCCCatcatcttcctcatctctatCATCTCCACCTTGTTCCCCTCTATTATCCTCAAAAATACCATCTCCATCTCAAGCACCAGAGACTGCACAGGTATCACTATCACAAACATCACTATCATCCGTAtctttttcatcatcatcatcatcaacatcaccaCCATTGCCACCATCATCaccttcaccaccaccaccaccaccaccctcacCACCACCCTCACCACCACCCTCACCACCACCCTCACCACCTCCATCTTTATTCCCATCATACCCAGCAGCAGCAGAGTCACAGACGTTATTGCCCTCTTTCTCATCATTAGAAGTATCAAGTGTACCATCATTACAATCATTACCCTCACCACCAGCACTTCCAGGATTAAAACTGTCATTGACACCATCACCCCCCTCACAGTTACCACCACCAGTGCCACAACCAGCATTACCTTTACCATCACCAGCATCGCCACCTGA